The window CATGGGGCACCACCTTCAGCAGCTTCTGCTCGACCACGTCGACGGTCTTGCCGACGGCCAGCCCGGTGCGGTTGGCGACGCGGAAGATGTGGGTGTCGACCGCGATGGTGGGTTCGCCGAAGGCGGTGTTCAGCACCACGTTGGCGGTCTTGCGCCCGACCCCTGGCAAGGCTTCCAGCGCGGCGCGGTCGGCCGGCACCTTGCTGCCGTGCTGCTCGACCAGGATGCGGCAGGTCTGGATGACATGCTTGGCCTTGGTCTTGTAGAGGCCGATGGTCTTGATGTAGTCGGCCAGGCCTTCTTCGCCGAGCGCCAGCATCTGCGCCGGCGTGTGCGC of the Cupriavidus malaysiensis genome contains:
- the nth gene encoding endonuclease III; protein product: MNAAKCRALFETLRETNPTPTTELEYSSPFELLIAVLLSAQATDVGVNKATRRLFPVAHTPAQMLALGEEGLADYIKTIGLYKTKAKHVIQTCRILVEQHGSKVPADRAALEALPGVGRKTANVVLNTAFGEPTIAVDTHIFRVANRTGLAVGKTVDVVEQKLLKVVPHEFLHDAHHWLILHGRYVCKARKPECWHCVIEPLCEFREKTEAPKG